The following is a genomic window from Macrococcus sp. 19Msa1099.
CTGATTTATCTCAGGAACAAATAGACGATATCAACAATAAACTAAATCATTACAGTAATAAGCCATCAGCATGTTTTATATATTACTATGAAGATGAAAAAATTCATTTACTTCAGACAGTTATAAATAAATTAGATGAATATAATATGAGGGTAAATGTCTTTCTAGTCGTGCAGCAAGAGTTTAAAGATTTAGAATTTAATAAGATTATAGAGATTATATAAATTTGGTTATTAAGTCGAATTTTTAAATCTATAAGTCAATGAAAGATATGATACGACAAATATCGGCTGCTATCGGAACTGCAATATTTATTACGATAATGAATTTGTCAGTACAATCGGGATTTCAAATGAATATTACTTATATAAGTATGTTCTTATTTTCATTATTTGGATTAGTTTTATCTTTACGCTATCCTCAAAGTGAAAATCAGTCTAATGGATTTCTGGTACACTAAGTATATTCTAGTATGTTAATTATATTAGTTTTAGGAGGCAATAGACTGCATAA
Proteins encoded in this region:
- a CDS encoding YolD-like family protein, with product MNHLKAHNLNPLHPKVPVELETVTNYKEIPREYLSRNIPEGRKMIKWAPFATMPQQFEDIRKQIEQQTKEFMPDLSQEQIDDINNKLNHYSNKPSACFIYYYEDEKIHLLQTVINKLDEYNMRVNVFLVVQQEFKDLEFNKIIEII